The proteins below come from a single Campylobacter concisus genomic window:
- a CDS encoding nitrate reductase cytochrome c-type subunit has protein sequence MKIKIMMLGGLCAAFFAACTFNNPSISDSQIGFRNIDLLDDKDVVLKDVNYTKEPAGMSKKFDRSFENAPPFIPHDTEGLVPITKDMNMCVTCHMPEFAKDSGATPIPSSHLYDIRNKKDLAGKLDDERYNCTTCHVEQQTGLTQLVGNKFKPDFRDKNGTHKSNLLDVLNDGVK, from the coding sequence ATGAAAATAAAAATAATGATGCTTGGAGGATTGTGTGCTGCGTTTTTTGCGGCGTGTACTTTTAATAATCCAAGTATTAGTGATTCGCAAATCGGCTTTAGAAATATCGATTTGCTAGACGATAAAGACGTTGTACTAAAAGATGTGAACTACACAAAAGAGCCAGCTGGTATGTCAAAGAAATTTGATAGGTCTTTTGAAAATGCACCGCCATTTATCCCACACGATACTGAGGGTTTAGTACCTATCACAAAGGATATGAATATGTGCGTAACCTGCCATATGCCTGAGTTTGCAAAAGATAGTGGAGCAACACCGATACCATCATCTCATCTTTATGACATCAGAAATAAAAAAGATCTTGCAGGCAAGCTTGATGATGAAAGATATAACTGCACAACATGCCACGTTGAGCAACAAACTGGCTTAACTCAGCTGGTTGGTAATAAATTTAAGCCTGACTTTAGAGATAAAAACGGCACTCATAAGTCAAACTTACTAGATGTTTTAAACGATGGTGTTAAATAA
- a CDS encoding 4Fe-4S ferredoxin, whose translation MQSRRELFSKILGAKFAPKFITPPFFSGEFDCGGCDASCVNACEKELLSFENERVVFKVKKLGCDFCEECAKACESLGKKTLSLNSPKSINAKVSIDVSSCLAWNDTICYNCLDACKFKAVEFLGVFRPIVNQNCVSCGECFDVCFKNSLQMEAL comes from the coding sequence ATGCAAAGCAGGCGAGAGCTTTTTAGTAAAATTTTGGGGGCAAAATTTGCTCCCAAATTTATAACTCCGCCATTTTTTAGCGGAGAGTTTGACTGCGGTGGATGCGATGCTAGCTGCGTAAATGCTTGTGAAAAAGAGCTTCTTAGCTTTGAAAATGAAAGGGTAGTTTTTAAAGTTAAAAAGCTGGGCTGTGACTTTTGCGAAGAGTGCGCAAAGGCTTGTGAGAGTCTTGGTAAGAAGACATTAAGCTTAAACTCACCAAAGAGTATAAATGCAAAAGTTAGCATCGATGTTTCTAGCTGTCTAGCATGGAACGATACAATCTGCTACAACTGCCTTGATGCTTGCAAATTTAAAGCAGTCGAATTTCTTGGCGTTTTTAGACCTATTGTTAATCAAAACTGCGTAAGTTGCGGCGAGTGCTTTGATGTTTGCTTTAAAAATTCACTTCAAATGGAGGCCTTATGA
- a CDS encoding WD40 repeat domain-containing protein, whose protein sequence is MRALFFIFCLLNFIFASEITTPYKQIEASANVLSTTLINGKLFIATDGGTVEIYDPKESKFEEIIKMDDIKTYVSDHERPKILSIDEIDGKTLILSEGDYATKVLHLRENGQMRSIKMDNQAIKKALFLDNEHVALASISNEIYFLNLKSGEIYDSFKISIAMLSDMEISEDRSTLAIACESGKVYFYNIKAKKMDQILDIHTDNIYDISYKNGVMISGGTDRIVGIFSAGSLKKINTGFLVYGVGLSDDGRVAAYMSDEMSDVNLVDSKSLENIAMLKTGQSTINSIVFISDNEVVTSAYENKILFWRIK, encoded by the coding sequence ATGAGAGCTTTGTTTTTTATTTTTTGTCTATTAAATTTTATCTTTGCAAGCGAGATCACCACTCCATATAAGCAAATAGAGGCTAGTGCAAATGTGCTAAGCACAACGTTAATAAATGGCAAACTTTTTATTGCAACTGATGGAGGGACGGTTGAAATTTATGATCCTAAAGAGTCTAAATTTGAAGAGATCATCAAAATGGATGATATAAAAACCTACGTTAGTGATCATGAAAGACCAAAAATTTTAAGCATTGATGAAATTGATGGCAAAACTCTTATACTTAGCGAAGGTGATTACGCTACAAAGGTGCTTCATCTAAGAGAAAATGGGCAGATGAGAAGCATAAAAATGGATAATCAAGCGATAAAAAAGGCATTATTTTTAGATAATGAGCATGTTGCACTTGCTTCAATTAGCAATGAAATTTACTTTTTAAACCTAAAAAGTGGCGAAATTTATGATAGCTTTAAAATTTCAATTGCGATGCTTTCAGATATGGAGATAAGCGAAGATAGAAGCACGCTAGCTATCGCTTGCGAGAGTGGGAAGGTCTACTTTTATAACATAAAAGCTAAAAAAATGGATCAAATTTTAGACATTCATACAGACAATATCTACGACATCTCATATAAAAATGGCGTCATGATCAGCGGAGGCACCGACAGGATCGTGGGGATATTTTCAGCTGGAAGCCTAAAAAAGATAAATACTGGCTTTTTGGTCTATGGCGTCGGCCTTAGCGATGATGGCAGAGTGGCGGCTTATATGAGCGATGAGATGAGCGATGTAAATTTAGTTGATAGCAAAAGCTTAGAAAATATCGCAATGCTAAAAACTGGACAAAGCACGATAAATAGCATAGTTTTTATAAGCGATAACGAAGTCGTAACTTCAGCCTATGAGAATAAAATTTTGTTTTGGAGAATTAAATGA
- a CDS encoding chaperone NapD, translated as MNISSLIVYTDNKNESVKNEIKKLKECEIITDADDRIVVVVSSDSIEDEIKNFKKIEVISGVVSVAMVYSYQEDAEENRKKLEENGKISEILTSDEVKAEDITYGGSVHHRVK; from the coding sequence ATGAATATTTCAAGTTTGATAGTTTATACGGACAATAAAAATGAAAGTGTAAAAAACGAAATAAAAAAGCTAAAAGAGTGTGAAATAATAACTGACGCAGACGATAGAATCGTAGTGGTAGTTAGCTCAGATAGTATTGAAGATGAGATAAAAAATTTTAAAAAGATAGAAGTTATCAGCGGAGTAGTGAGCGTTGCGATGGTTTATAGCTATCAAGAAGATGCCGAAGAAAATAGGAAAAAACTAGAAGAAAATGGCAAGATAAGTGAAATTTTAACAAGTGATGAGGTAAAGGCTGAGGATATTACTTATGGCGGCAGCGTACATCATAGAGTGAAATAG
- a CDS encoding SCO family protein translates to MKKAFWGLIIILICIGVALLLIKPNKYDFKALSQNGEVSLKNYDGKYKVIYFGYLFCPDVCPTALSLIGDELNKLKRDDFELLFITLDPERDTPENLTLMAKNFYKDADGLKLNALKEVAKTYGVKFQKVRLENSAMGYSVAHSSSIYLIDKKGNFYKEISNLTNENIGENLLNLIKDRP, encoded by the coding sequence ATGAAAAAGGCATTTTGGGGCTTAATAATAATCTTAATTTGTATAGGTGTTGCACTTTTGCTAATAAAGCCAAACAAGTATGATTTTAAGGCACTTTCACAAAATGGTGAAGTAAGTCTTAAAAATTACGACGGAAAGTACAAAGTTATATATTTTGGTTATCTTTTTTGCCCCGATGTCTGCCCTACTGCGCTCTCTTTGATTGGCGATGAACTAAACAAGCTAAAAAGAGATGACTTTGAGCTACTTTTTATTACACTTGATCCTGAACGCGATACTCCTGAAAATTTAACTCTAATGGCAAAAAATTTCTATAAAGATGCCGATGGATTAAAACTAAACGCCTTAAAAGAAGTGGCAAAAACCTATGGTGTAAAATTTCAAAAAGTCCGTCTTGAAAACTCAGCCATGGGCTACTCTGTTGCTCACAGCTCTTCAATATATTTAATAGACAAAAAAGGAAATTTTTATAAAGAAATTTCAAATCTAACAAATGAAAATATTGGAGAAAATTTATTAAATTTGATCAAAGATAGACCTTAG
- a CDS encoding copper chaperone PCu(A)C produces the protein MKKFVFGAMLVASTLIAADISLENVRARDTKPGTNNSAIFMDIKNASNSDVKLIGAHSSVCKSTEIHTHKMNDGMMAMVQIEDAVIPKNGETKLAPGGLHIMLMDLNKPLKDGDKVDLELKFSNGESIKLDNIGVTKNFK, from the coding sequence ATGAAGAAATTCGTTTTTGGTGCGATGCTTGTAGCTTCTACCCTTATAGCGGCTGATATCAGCCTAGAAAATGTTAGAGCTAGAGATACAAAACCTGGCACAAACAATAGTGCAATTTTTATGGATATAAAAAATGCTTCAAATTCTGATGTAAAGCTTATTGGCGCTCATTCAAGCGTTTGCAAAAGTACAGAAATTCATACACACAAAATGAATGATGGTATGATGGCTATGGTTCAAATCGAAGATGCAGTGATCCCAAAAAATGGCGAAACAAAACTAGCTCCTGGCGGTTTACACATTATGCTTATGGATCTAAATAAACCATTAAAAGATGGTGATAAAGTTGATTTAGAGCTAAAATTTAGCAATGGCGAGAGCATAAAGCTTGATAATATCGGAGTAACTAAAAACTTTAAATAA
- a CDS encoding murein L,D-transpeptidase family protein encodes MKKIIFFFIALSPCLFAQNYEEIYLKNGSAAVIDAIEKNILSKDYWLKKLEGKDVRYGYYDNEILLSVVDKTKKKLEVISYNGGITKKLFSSSVIVGKNGDKLLEGDLKTPVGVYQLTRRFTPNDRYLGPLAFSLSYPNLLDKLAKRNGGGIWIHGYPLDGQRTDELKTKGCVAMQNDTLMKFDDIVDHKKTLAFIYEDKRPEASAKDIAVIISGLLGWKKTWSESDIENYLKFYDKNFERYDGMSLEKFKSMKRAIFSKKEKKRISFSNFLITPYPNLKNDRLFRVSFYEDYVSDTHKFAGQKTLYVKLYNDDMKIFIEE; translated from the coding sequence TTGAAAAAAATTATATTTTTCTTCATCGCGTTATCGCCTTGTCTTTTTGCCCAAAATTACGAAGAAATTTACTTAAAAAATGGCTCAGCTGCTGTTATTGATGCCATCGAAAAAAATATTTTAAGTAAGGATTACTGGCTAAAAAAGCTTGAGGGCAAGGATGTAAGATATGGATATTATGACAACGAGATACTTCTAAGTGTAGTTGATAAAACTAAAAAGAAGCTTGAAGTGATCTCTTATAATGGCGGCATTACAAAAAAGCTTTTTAGCTCAAGCGTTATAGTTGGCAAAAATGGTGATAAGCTTCTTGAAGGCGATCTAAAAACACCGGTTGGAGTGTATCAGCTTACACGTAGATTTACGCCAAATGATAGATATCTTGGCCCACTTGCATTTTCGCTTTCATACCCAAATTTGCTTGATAAGCTTGCAAAGCGAAATGGCGGTGGCATTTGGATACATGGCTATCCACTTGATGGTCAAAGGACAGATGAGCTAAAAACAAAAGGCTGCGTGGCTATGCAAAATGATACTTTGATGAAATTCGATGATATTGTGGATCACAAAAAAACACTTGCATTTATCTATGAAGATAAGCGTCCAGAAGCTAGCGCAAAAGATATTGCAGTTATCATTTCTGGACTTTTGGGCTGGAAAAAGACATGGAGTGAGAGCGACATTGAAAACTATCTTAAATTTTACGATAAAAACTTTGAGCGATACGATGGTATGAGCTTGGAAAAATTTAAAAGTATGAAGCGGGCTATTTTTTCTAAAAAAGAGAAAAAACGCATTAGTTTTTCAAATTTTCTCATCACGCCTTATCCAAATCTTAAAAATGATAGGCTTTTTCGTGTGAGTTTTTATGAGGATTATGTTTCAGATACGCACAAATTTGCTGGGCAAAAGACGCTTTATGTGAAGCTTTATAACGATGATATGAAAATTTTTATAGAGGAGTAA
- the cmeU gene encoding CmeU family protein, giving the protein MEKSQEVKEKIEKILEARAAFFAELDRQVPKKNGTDVFDFSKVKEADLKEIYAKFYAFDYNVRKLLPDVYTAFNVNFNV; this is encoded by the coding sequence GTGGAAAAATCTCAAGAAGTAAAAGAAAAAATCGAAAAAATTTTAGAGGCAAGAGCTGCTTTTTTTGCTGAGCTTGACCGTCAGGTTCCAAAGAAGAATGGTACTGATGTTTTTGATTTTAGCAAAGTAAAAGAGGCTGATCTGAAAGAAATTTACGCTAAATTTTATGCATTTGATTACAACGTAAGAAAACTTTTACCGGATGTTTATACGGCTTTTAATGTGAATTTTAATGTCTGA